Proteins from a single region of Equus asinus isolate D_3611 breed Donkey chromosome 17, EquAss-T2T_v2, whole genome shotgun sequence:
- the CHRM1 gene encoding muscarinic acetylcholine receptor M1, translating to MNTSAPPAVSPNITVLAPGKGPWQVAFIGITTGLLSLATVTGNLLVLISFKVNTELKTVNNYFLLSLACADLIIGTFSMNLYTTYLLMGHWALGTLACDLWLALDYVASNASVMNLLLISFDRYFSVTRPLSYRAKRTPRRAALMIGLAWLVSFVLWAPAILFWQYLVGERTVLAGQCYIQFLSQPIITFGTAMAAFYLPVTVMCTLYWRIYRETENRARELAALQGSETPGKGGGSSSSSERSQPGAEGSPETPPGRCCRCCRAPRLLQAYSWKEEEEEDEGSMESLTSSEGEEPGSEVVIKMPMVDPEAQAPAKQPPRSSPNTVKRPTRKGRERAGKSQKPRGKEQLAKRKTFSLVKEKKAARTLSAILLAFILTWTPYNIMVLVSTFCKDCVPETLWELGYWLCYVNSTINPMCYALCNKAFRDTFRLLLLCRWDKRRWRKIPKRPGSVHRTPSRQC from the coding sequence ATGAATACCTCGGCCCCACCCGCCGTCAGCCCCAACATCACTGTCCTGGCTCCAGGAAAGGGTCCGTGGCAAGTGGCCTTCATTGGGATCACCACGGGCCTCCTGTCGCTGGCCACAGTGACAGGCAACCTGCTGGTACTCATCTCCTTCAAGGTCAACACAGAGCTCAAGACAGTCAACAACTACTTCCTGCTGAGCCTGGCCTGTGCTGACCTCATCATTGGCACCTTCTCCATGAACCTCTACACCACATACCTGCTCATGGGCCACTGGGCTCTGGGCACGCTAGCCTGTGACCTCTGGCTGGCCCTGGACTACGTGGCCAGCAACGCCTCCGTTATGAACCTGCTGCTTATCAGCTTTGACCGTTACTTCTCCGTGACCCGGCCCCTGAGCTACCGTGCCAAGCGCACACCACGCCGGGCAGCCCTGATGATCGGCTTGGCGTGGCTGGTCTCCTTCGTCCTGTGGGCCCCAGCCATCCTCTTCTGGCAGTATCTGGTAGGGGAGCGGACAGTGCTGGCCGGGCAGTGCTACATCCAGTTCCTCTCCCAACCCATCATCACCTTTGGCACAGCCATGGCGGCCTTCTACCTCCCTGTCACGGTCATGTGCACGCTCTACTGGCGCATCTACCGAGAGACAGAGAACCGGGCCCGGGAGCTAGCGGCCCTGCAGGGCTCCGAGACACCAGGGAAGGggggcggcagcagcagcagctcagaGCGGTCCCAGCCGGGGGCGGAGGGCTCACCAGAGACCCCTCCAGGGCGCTGCTGTCGCTGCTGCCGGGCTCCCAGGCTGCTGCAGGCCTAcagctggaaggaggaggaggaggaggatgaaggcTCCATGGAGTCCCTCACATCCTCGGAGGGTGAGGAGCCTGGCTCCGAGGTGGTGATCAAGATGCCCATGGTGGACCCTGAGGCACAGGCCCCTGCCAAACAGCCACCCCGGAGCTCCCCGAATACAGTCAAGAGGCCCACCCGGAAAGGGCGTGAGCGAGCAGGCAAGAGCCAGAAGCCCCGTGGGAAGGAGCAGCTGGCCAAGCGGAAGACCTTCTCGTTGGTCAAGGAGAAGAAGGCGGCTCGGACCCTGAGCGCCATCCTGCTGGCCTTCATCCTCACCTGGACACCGTACAACATCATGGTGCTGGTGTCCACTTTCTGCAAGGACTGTGTTCCCGAGACCCTGTGGGAGCTGGGCTACTGGCTGTGCTATGTCAACAGCACCATCAACCCCATGTGCTACGCACTCTGCAACAAAGCCTTCCGGGACACCTTCCGCCTGCTGCTCCTCTGCCGCTGGGACAAGCGTCGCTGGCGCAAGATCCCCAAGCGCCCTGGCTCTGTGCACCGCACTCCCTCTCGCCAATGCTGA